In the Leptotrichia sp. oral taxon 223 genome, TATTGAAAACAAAAGTCAAAAGAAAAGAAATGTAGAAAAGCTCAAAAATACTGATATTTTTAAAAAAATTGATAGAAACAGGGAAATTGAATTATAAAAATTTTAATCAAAAAGAAAGCTGTTTACTAAAGTGATAAAACCAACAAATTAATAAAATAAACATTTTAGGAGCAACTCAAATTTCTCATAGATTATGTTAAACTGCATTTAAATAACAAATTTTTTAAAAACTTTTTCAACAAGAAATAGAAAATTCAATATTTCTAAGTAATTAAATTTCGTTATTTAAATGGAGAATCGTATTAATACAAGAAATTTGAGATTGTTTCCTACTTAACCCTATTTTTTCTCTATCTGTTACTTTAGAATTAAAATCTTAACTATTTTAATTTGTATCATTTTTTATTTTACTCAAGACAACTAACGCATATTTTCATAATTTCCCACAAATTCCTCCACAGACAAAACCTTTCCATCCATTTCCATTTCCTTAGCCAGATCACTGATATACGGCTGTTTCACCATGCTTTTCTCCAATGTGTCAAATTGCCAGAAAATATCACGTTTATCTCCATCAACGATAACTTTTCCATTTGTCATCACAATTACCCTGTCAAAATTTTTTACTACAAATTCCATATCATGAGTTATTGTAATAATTGTCTTCCCCTGCTTTTGAAGTTCGTCAATCAAGTTATGCAAAACTCTTATTCCTCTAAAATCCTGCCCTGCTGTTGGCTCATCCATTACAATAACGTCTGAACCCATTGCAATTACTGCGGCAATTGTAACAAATTTTCTCAAGGAATACGGTAAATTGTACGGATTTTCCTTTTGATATTTTTCAAGTTCCGTTAATTTTATGGCATTTTCTACCATTTTTTTTGTTTCATCAGGAGAATATTTTAATTTTTTTGCTCCAAAGGCTATTTCATCGTAAACATTGTTATGAAATATCTGATCCATTGGATTTTGAAAGACATATCCGACTTTTCGGCTCATTTTGGCAACGGTATATTTCTTTGTATTCCAGTCATCTAC is a window encoding:
- a CDS encoding energy-coupling factor ABC transporter ATP-binding protein; protein product: MSFITVKNLSFKYPSGTENVLNDVSLEVKKGEKVAIIGQNGAGKTTMVKMLNGLLKPVSGDVVVDDWNTKKYTVAKMSRKVGYVFQNPMDQIFHNNVYDEIAFGAKKLKYSPDETKKMVENAIKLTELEKYQKENPYNLPYSLRKFVTIAAVIAMGSDVIVMDEPTAGQDFRGIRVLHNLIDELQKQGKTIITITHDMEFVVKNFDRVIVMTNGKVIVDGDKRDIFWQFDTLEKSMVKQPYISDLAKEMEMDGKVLSVEEFVGNYENMR